In Janthinobacterium rivuli, a single genomic region encodes these proteins:
- the fba gene encoding class II fructose-bisphosphate aldolase (catalyzes the reversible aldol condensation of dihydroxyacetonephosphate and glyceraldehyde 3-phosphate in the Calvin cycle, glycolysis, and/or gluconeogenesis), translated as MSLVSMRQLLDHAAENGYGIPAFNVNNLEQVQAIMAAADALNSPVIMQASAGARKYAGEAFLRHLIDAAVEAYPHIPVVMHQDHGQSPAVCMAAIRSGFTSVMMDGSLEADGKSVASYDYNVEVSREVVKFSHAIGVTVEAELGVLGSLETMKGDKEDGHGADGTMTREQLLTDVAQAADFVQRTQCDALAIAIGTSHGAYKFTRKPTGDILAIDRIKEIHARIPNTHLVMHGSSSVPQELLAIIREFGGDMKETYGVPVEEIQEGIRHGVRKINIDTDIRLAMTAAVRKYLFENPSKFDPRDFLKPARTAAEQIVRARMQAFGCEGQASKIKVITMEKMAERYKAGELSQIVK; from the coding sequence ATGTCTCTCGTATCCATGCGTCAACTGCTGGACCATGCCGCCGAAAACGGTTATGGCATTCCTGCTTTCAACGTCAACAACCTGGAGCAAGTGCAAGCCATCATGGCCGCCGCCGATGCGCTGAACTCGCCGGTGATCATGCAGGCGTCCGCTGGCGCGCGCAAGTACGCCGGTGAAGCGTTCCTGCGCCACCTGATCGACGCCGCCGTCGAAGCGTATCCGCACATTCCCGTCGTCATGCACCAGGATCACGGCCAGTCGCCGGCCGTCTGCATGGCCGCCATCCGCTCGGGTTTTACTTCCGTGATGATGGACGGTTCGCTGGAAGCGGACGGCAAGTCGGTTGCCTCCTACGACTACAACGTGGAAGTGTCGCGTGAAGTGGTGAAATTCTCGCACGCCATCGGCGTGACGGTGGAAGCGGAACTGGGCGTGCTCGGTTCGCTGGAAACCATGAAGGGCGACAAGGAAGACGGCCACGGCGCGGACGGCACCATGACGCGCGAGCAACTGTTGACGGACGTGGCGCAAGCGGCCGACTTCGTGCAGCGCACCCAGTGCGACGCCCTGGCGATCGCCATCGGCACCTCGCACGGCGCCTACAAATTCACGCGCAAGCCGACGGGCGACATTCTGGCCATCGACCGCATCAAGGAAATCCACGCGCGCATCCCGAACACCCACCTGGTGATGCACGGTTCTTCGTCGGTGCCGCAGGAATTGCTGGCCATCATCCGCGAATTCGGCGGCGACATGAAGGAAACCTACGGCGTGCCAGTCGAGGAAATCCAGGAAGGCATCCGTCACGGCGTGCGCAAGATCAACATCGACACCGACATCCGCCTGGCGATGACGGCTGCCGTGCGCAAGTACCTGTTCGAGAACCCGTCGAAATTCGACCCGCGCGACTTCCTGAAGCCAGCGCGCACCGCCGCCGAGCAAATCGTGCGCGCGCGCATGCAGGCTTTCGGCTGCGAAGGCCAGGCGTCGAAAATCAAGGTCATCACGATGGAAAAAATGGCCGAGCGCTACAAGGCCGGCGAGCTGTCGCAAATTGTGAAGTAA
- the purE gene encoding 5-(carboxyamino)imidazole ribonucleotide mutase: MTEQNKPLVGVIMGSSSDWDVMQNAVAILKQFGVPYEAQVISAHRMPDEMYAYAKSARARGLRAIIAGAGGAAHLPGMVAAMTIVPVLGVPVPSKYLRGEDSMLSILQMPKGVPVATFAIGEAGAANAALTAVAMLAANDDALAERLEAFRATQTAAAKAMVLPE; the protein is encoded by the coding sequence ATGACTGAGCAAAACAAGCCGCTGGTCGGCGTCATCATGGGCTCGTCCTCGGACTGGGACGTGATGCAGAACGCGGTCGCCATCCTGAAACAGTTTGGCGTGCCGTACGAAGCGCAAGTCATTTCCGCGCACCGCATGCCCGACGAGATGTATGCGTACGCGAAAAGCGCGCGCGCGCGCGGCTTGCGCGCCATCATCGCCGGCGCCGGCGGCGCGGCCCACCTGCCTGGCATGGTGGCGGCGATGACCATCGTGCCCGTACTGGGCGTGCCCGTGCCGTCGAAATACTTGCGCGGCGAAGATTCCATGCTGTCCATCCTGCAAATGCCCAAGGGCGTGCCGGTGGCCACCTTCGCCATCGGCGAAGCGGGCGCGGCGAATGCGGCGCTGACGGCGGTGGCGATGCTTGCCGCCAATGACGACGCCCTGGCCGAGCGCCTGGAAGCCTTCCGTGCCACGCAAACGGCCGCCGCCAAGGCCATGGTCTTGCCTGAATAA
- a CDS encoding phosphoribosylaminoimidazolesuccinocarboxamide synthase has product MNSLYQTSIHSLPLLGHGKVRDNYAVGDDKILIVTTDRLSAFDVVMNEPIPGKGKVLNQMSDFWFEKLGHIVPNHLTGVAPESVVAADEVEQVQGRAVVAKRLKPIMVEAVVRGYIIGSGWKDYQDTGSICGIKLPAGLQQAEKLPEPIFTPAAKAELGEHDENISFAEMEERIGADLAAKMRDVAIQLYKTAAEYAATRGIIIADTKFEFGLDDNGVMHLMDEVLTADSSRFWPADSYQPGISPPSFDKQFVRDYLETLTWGKTAPAPALPADVIEKTQAKYFEAIERLTGEKLKA; this is encoded by the coding sequence ATGAACAGCCTCTATCAGACTTCCATCCATTCCCTGCCATTGCTGGGCCACGGCAAGGTCCGCGACAACTACGCCGTTGGCGACGACAAGATTCTGATCGTCACCACGGACCGCCTGTCGGCCTTCGATGTCGTCATGAACGAGCCTATCCCCGGCAAGGGCAAGGTCCTCAACCAGATGAGCGACTTCTGGTTCGAGAAACTGGGCCATATCGTGCCGAACCACCTGACCGGCGTGGCGCCGGAATCCGTGGTGGCAGCTGATGAAGTGGAGCAAGTGCAAGGCCGCGCCGTCGTGGCCAAGCGCTTGAAACCGATCATGGTCGAGGCAGTCGTGCGCGGCTACATCATCGGTTCGGGCTGGAAAGATTACCAGGATACGGGCAGCATCTGCGGCATCAAGCTGCCAGCGGGCCTGCAACAGGCGGAAAAATTGCCGGAACCGATTTTCACGCCGGCCGCCAAGGCCGAGTTGGGCGAGCATGACGAAAACATCAGCTTTGCTGAAATGGAAGAGCGCATCGGTGCCGACCTGGCCGCCAAGATGCGCGACGTGGCCATTCAACTCTACAAGACGGCCGCCGAATACGCGGCCACGCGCGGCATCATCATCGCCGACACCAAGTTCGAATTCGGCCTGGACGACAATGGCGTCATGCATCTGATGGATGAAGTGCTGACGGCCGACTCGTCGCGCTTCTGGCCTGCGGATTCCTACCAGCCTGGCATTTCGCCGCCATCGTTCGACAAGCAGTTCGTGCGCGACTACCTGGAAACGCTGACCTGGGGCAAGACCGCACCGGCGCCTGCGCTGCCGGCCGACGTCATCGAAAAAACCCAGGCCAAGTATTTTGAAGCCATCGAACGCCTGACGGGCGAGAAGCTGAAGGCCTGA